In a genomic window of Pseudoliparis swirei isolate HS2019 ecotype Mariana Trench chromosome 20, NWPU_hadal_v1, whole genome shotgun sequence:
- the dhx40 gene encoding probable ATP-dependent RNA helicase DHX40 isoform X2 translates to MSKSTRLDSKEYESKQLPIYRHKDELVLAVKDSTFLAVTGETGCGKTTQLPKYLHQAGFCKNGKIGITQPRRVAAITVAQRVAQEMQCTLGREVGYQVRFDDCTSQSTVVKYMTDGCLLREILADPVLSQYSVVILDEVHERSLNTDILLGLLKKMFSDSAKAIKGRSFPLKVVVMSATLETEKLSAFLSGCPVFTIPGKTFPVTCTFGFAVGPKDIESAGYLKEVVKVALDVHTSEMAGDILVFLTGQAEIERACDMLYEKAESIDYRYDVEDQMVEGLLILPFYGSMPTDQQRQIFQPPPSRIRKCVVATNIAATSLTINGIKYIIDSGFVKQLNHNSRVGMDILEVVPISKSEGEQRAGRAGRTSAGKCFRIYTKEFWEKSMPDYTVPEIQRTSLTSVILTLKCLGVHDVIRFPYMDCPEERFILEALKQLYQFDAIDRRGRVTRLGKLMVEFPLHPGLTRAVLKAASLGCEDLLLPVAAMLSVENIFIRPGHPENQKEADTIHRALATGSLNDFATLLCVFQLCKSSDRPSAWCKDHWIHWRALKSAFSVETQLREILLRLQQVQHGSFSTTSKILNKLQYIQNSAAHPLPLPRSHHPYSPDPPVAPRPRTYPVQNPSHLQSPP, encoded by the exons ATGTCCAAGTCTACGAGGTTGGACTCGAAAGAATACGAGTCCAAACAGCTGCCCATCTATCGGCACAAAGACGAACTGGTTCTGGCCGTCAAAGACAGCACTTTTCTGGCTGTCACCGGTGAGACCGGCTGCGGGAAAACCACGCAACTCCCGAAGTACCTTCATCAAGCAG GCTTTTGCAAAAATGGCAAAATTGGCATCACGCAACCCCGCCGGGTGGCTGCCATCACGGTGGCCCAGAGGGTCGCCCAGGAGATGCAGTGCACTCTGGGTAGAGAGGTGGGCTACCAAGTACGCTTCGATGACTGCACGTCACAG AGCACCGTGGTGAAGTACATGACGGACGGCTGTCTGCTCAGAGAGATCCTCGCAGATCCGGTGCTCTCTCAGTACAGCGTTGTGATCTTGGATGAAGTCCATGAACGCAGCCTCAACACA gaTATTCTCCTGGGTCTATTGAAGAAAATGTTCTCTGACTCCGCTAAGGCCATCAAGGGCAGATCTTTCCCTCTGAAGGTGGTGGTGATGTCCGCCACCTTGGAAACGGAGAAACTTTCAGCCTTCCTCAGCGGCTGTCCCGTCTTTACTATTCCTGGGAAGACTTTTCCTGTCACCTGCACATTTGGTTTTGCTGTGGGACCCAAAGACATAGAGAGCGCTGGCTATTTAAAAGAG GTGGTCAAAGTGGCCCTCGATGTGCACACCAGTGAGATGGCTGGGGATATTCTTGTGTTTTTGACGG GTCAGGCAGAGATTGAGCGTGCGTGTGACATGTTGTATGAAAAAGCTGAGTCCATAGACTACCGTTATGACGTGGAGGACCAAATGGTGGAGGGCCTTCTTATTTTGCCTTTTTATGGATCCATGCCCACAG ATCAGCAGAGGCAGATCTTTCAGCCTCCACCTTCAAGAATACGGAAGTGTGTCGTGGCCACCAACATTGCAGCAACGTCTCTCACCATCAATGGCATAAA GTACATCATAGACAGCGGGTTTGTGAAGCAACTCAACCACAACTCAAGGGTGGGCATGGATATCTTGGAGGTGGTGCCTATTTCAAA GAGCgagggagagcagagagcaggCCGAGCGGGAAGAACCTCGGCTGGGAAATGCTTTCGAATCTACACCAAGGAATTCTGGGAGAAGAGCATGCCTGACTATACAGTTCCGGAAATCCAGAGGACAAGTCTGACCTCAGTGATACTCACACTCAAGTGCCTgggtgttcatgatgtcatcag GTTCCCTTATATGGACTGTCCAGAGGAAAGGTTTATTCTTGAGGCTTTAAAACAGCTCTACCAGTTTGATGCCATCGACAG gagaggaagagtgaCCCGGCTGGGGAAGCTGATGGTGGAGTTCCCGCTTCACCCGGGCCTTACCAGGGCCGTGCTCAAAGCCGCCTCGCTCGGCTGTGAGGACCTGCTGCTCCCCGTCGCCGCCATGCTGTCTGTAGAGAACATTTTCATCCGGCCAG GCCACCCTGAGAATCAGAAAGAGGCGGATACCATACACAGGGCGCTAGCGACCGGCAGCTTGAACGACTTTGccactctcctctgtgtgtttcagttaTGTAAATCCAG CGACAGACCCTCAGCGTGGTGTAAGGATCATTGGATCCACTGGAGGGCGCTGAAGTCGGCCTTTAGTGTGGAGACACAGTTGCGAGAgatcctcctccgcctccaacaGGTTCAGCACGGCTCATTTTC TACAACATCCAAAATTCTAAATAAACTCCAGTATATTCAGAACTCTGCTGCTCACCCACTCCCGCTCCCGCGATCACATCACCCCTATTCTCCAGACCCTCCAGTGGCTCCCCGTCCCAGAACGTATCCAGTCCAAAATCCTTCTCACTTACAAAGCCCTCCATAA
- the dhx40 gene encoding probable ATP-dependent RNA helicase DHX40 isoform X3: MSKSTRLDSKEYESKQLPIYRHKDELVLAVKDSTFLAVTGETGCGKTTQLPKYLHQAGFCKNGKIGITQPRRVAAITVAQRVAQEMQCTLGREVGYQVRFDDCTSQSTVVKYMTDGCLLREILADPVLSQYSVVILDEVHERSLNTDILLGLLKKMFSDSAKAIKGRSFPLKVVVMSATLETEKLSAFLSGCPVFTIPGKTFPVTCTFGFAVGPKDIESAGYLKEVVKVALDVHTSEMAGDILVFLTGQAEIERACDMLYEKAESIDYRYDVEDQMVEGLLILPFYGSMPTDQQRQIFQPPPSRIRKCVVATNIAATSLTINGIKYIIDSGFVKQLNHNSRVGMDILEVVPISKSEGEQRAGRAGRTSAGKCFRIYTKEFWEKSMPDYTVPEIQRTSLTSVILTLKCLGVHDVIRFPYMDCPEERFILEALKQLYQFDAIDRRGRVTRLGKLMVEFPLHPGLTRAVLKAASLGCEDLLLPVAAMLSVENIFIRPGHPENQKEADTIHRALATGSLNDFATLLCVFQLCKSSDRPSAWCKDHWIHWRALKSAFSVETQLREILLRLQQDQAPDMGSQSLLHFCPLPLELSPQNHP; this comes from the exons ATGTCCAAGTCTACGAGGTTGGACTCGAAAGAATACGAGTCCAAACAGCTGCCCATCTATCGGCACAAAGACGAACTGGTTCTGGCCGTCAAAGACAGCACTTTTCTGGCTGTCACCGGTGAGACCGGCTGCGGGAAAACCACGCAACTCCCGAAGTACCTTCATCAAGCAG GCTTTTGCAAAAATGGCAAAATTGGCATCACGCAACCCCGCCGGGTGGCTGCCATCACGGTGGCCCAGAGGGTCGCCCAGGAGATGCAGTGCACTCTGGGTAGAGAGGTGGGCTACCAAGTACGCTTCGATGACTGCACGTCACAG AGCACCGTGGTGAAGTACATGACGGACGGCTGTCTGCTCAGAGAGATCCTCGCAGATCCGGTGCTCTCTCAGTACAGCGTTGTGATCTTGGATGAAGTCCATGAACGCAGCCTCAACACA gaTATTCTCCTGGGTCTATTGAAGAAAATGTTCTCTGACTCCGCTAAGGCCATCAAGGGCAGATCTTTCCCTCTGAAGGTGGTGGTGATGTCCGCCACCTTGGAAACGGAGAAACTTTCAGCCTTCCTCAGCGGCTGTCCCGTCTTTACTATTCCTGGGAAGACTTTTCCTGTCACCTGCACATTTGGTTTTGCTGTGGGACCCAAAGACATAGAGAGCGCTGGCTATTTAAAAGAG GTGGTCAAAGTGGCCCTCGATGTGCACACCAGTGAGATGGCTGGGGATATTCTTGTGTTTTTGACGG GTCAGGCAGAGATTGAGCGTGCGTGTGACATGTTGTATGAAAAAGCTGAGTCCATAGACTACCGTTATGACGTGGAGGACCAAATGGTGGAGGGCCTTCTTATTTTGCCTTTTTATGGATCCATGCCCACAG ATCAGCAGAGGCAGATCTTTCAGCCTCCACCTTCAAGAATACGGAAGTGTGTCGTGGCCACCAACATTGCAGCAACGTCTCTCACCATCAATGGCATAAA GTACATCATAGACAGCGGGTTTGTGAAGCAACTCAACCACAACTCAAGGGTGGGCATGGATATCTTGGAGGTGGTGCCTATTTCAAA GAGCgagggagagcagagagcaggCCGAGCGGGAAGAACCTCGGCTGGGAAATGCTTTCGAATCTACACCAAGGAATTCTGGGAGAAGAGCATGCCTGACTATACAGTTCCGGAAATCCAGAGGACAAGTCTGACCTCAGTGATACTCACACTCAAGTGCCTgggtgttcatgatgtcatcag GTTCCCTTATATGGACTGTCCAGAGGAAAGGTTTATTCTTGAGGCTTTAAAACAGCTCTACCAGTTTGATGCCATCGACAG gagaggaagagtgaCCCGGCTGGGGAAGCTGATGGTGGAGTTCCCGCTTCACCCGGGCCTTACCAGGGCCGTGCTCAAAGCCGCCTCGCTCGGCTGTGAGGACCTGCTGCTCCCCGTCGCCGCCATGCTGTCTGTAGAGAACATTTTCATCCGGCCAG GCCACCCTGAGAATCAGAAAGAGGCGGATACCATACACAGGGCGCTAGCGACCGGCAGCTTGAACGACTTTGccactctcctctgtgtgtttcagttaTGTAAATCCAG CGACAGACCCTCAGCGTGGTGTAAGGATCATTGGATCCACTGGAGGGCGCTGAAGTCGGCCTTTAGTGTGGAGACACAGTTGCGAGAgatcctcctccgcctccaacaG gaccaagcaccggacatggggtcacagagccttctccatttctgccccctccctctggaactctctccccaaaatcatccgtga